The Bacteriovorax sp. Seq25_V genome includes a region encoding these proteins:
- a CDS encoding RNA-binding protein, which translates to MSNKMYVGNLSFNTVEDSLREVFSQYGEVLSCRLIMDRDTGRSKGFGFVEMETSQAAMTAISNLDGSDLDGRNLKVNEAKPQESRERSFGGSRW; encoded by the coding sequence ATGAGTAACAAAATGTATGTAGGAAATTTATCATTCAACACTGTAGAAGATTCATTAAGAGAAGTTTTCTCTCAATATGGAGAAGTCTTATCTTGTAGACTTATTATGGATAGAGACACTGGAAGAAGCAAGGGATTTGGTTTTGTAGAGATGGAAACATCGCAAGCTGCAATGACTGCTATTTCTAATCTTGATGGTAGCGACCTTGATGGTAGAAACTTAAAGGTTAATGAAGCTAAGCCACAGGAAAGTAGAGAGAGAAGCTTTGGTGGAAGTCGCTGGTAA
- a CDS encoding cold-shock protein: MKTGTVKFFSDEKGFGFITPDGSGDDIFVHVSSVENGTLNKDDKVTYEVGQGAKGPCAVQVKAN; encoded by the coding sequence ATGAAAACAGGAACAGTAAAATTTTTTAGTGATGAGAAGGGTTTTGGATTTATTACACCAGATGGAAGTGGAGATGATATCTTTGTTCATGTTTCATCGGTAGAAAATGGAACATTAAATAAAGACGATAAGGTTACTTATGAAGTTGGCCAAGGGGCAAAAGGTCCTTGTGCAGTTCAAGTTAAGGCAAACTAA
- a CDS encoding calcium/sodium antiporter: MTIFITSVIFGLVLLIWSADKFVDGASNVARHYGMSPLLIGMVIIGFGTSAPEMVVSALSSMQGNPGIALGNAYGSNITNIALILGVTSLIVPITVHSQVLRKELPILFIITLISIGALIDFNLSRVDAVILLLLFVGIMGWTIREGIKNSKDAFAKEMDVELKEHKAPLSRSYFMLIGGLILLVVSSRLLVYGAVGIAQALGVSDIIVGLTVVAVGTSLPELASSVIAARKGEPDIALGNVLGSNLFNTLAVVGISGSIHPFAIEKEIFYRDIGVMTVLTFSLFIFGSSFKKQGKITRLEGGILLSSYVAYTVYLISTVAK; encoded by the coding sequence GTGACTATTTTTATAACTTCCGTTATTTTTGGGTTGGTTTTACTTATTTGGAGTGCTGACAAGTTTGTCGATGGTGCATCAAATGTTGCCCGTCATTATGGAATGTCTCCACTTCTCATTGGAATGGTTATTATAGGTTTTGGAACATCAGCACCTGAGATGGTCGTTTCAGCACTTTCTTCGATGCAGGGAAATCCTGGAATTGCTCTTGGAAATGCCTATGGTTCAAATATTACTAATATTGCTCTAATTTTGGGAGTTACAAGTTTAATTGTCCCGATTACTGTTCATTCGCAAGTACTGCGTAAAGAGCTTCCAATTTTATTTATTATCACTTTAATTAGTATTGGTGCACTTATTGATTTTAATCTCTCAAGAGTTGATGCAGTTATTTTACTCCTGCTTTTTGTTGGAATCATGGGCTGGACAATTAGAGAGGGGATCAAAAATAGTAAAGATGCATTTGCCAAGGAGATGGACGTCGAATTAAAGGAGCATAAGGCCCCTCTTTCTCGATCATATTTCATGCTCATTGGTGGTTTGATTCTTCTTGTTGTTAGTTCCAGGCTCCTTGTTTACGGAGCAGTCGGCATTGCTCAAGCTCTGGGCGTTTCTGATATCATTGTTGGATTGACAGTCGTTGCTGTTGGTACCTCGTTACCAGAACTGGCCTCATCGGTCATTGCTGCGAGAAAAGGAGAACCTGATATTGCTCTTGGGAATGTTCTTGGGTCAAATCTCTTTAATACACTTGCTGTTGTTGGTATCTCGGGATCAATTCATCCTTTCGCAATAGAGAAAGAAATTTTCTACCGTGATATTGGTGTGATGACAGTACTCACTTTCTCTTTATTTATTTTTGGATCTTCTTTTAAAAAACAAGGAAAGATAACGAGGTTAGAAGGGGGGATTCTTCTCTCTTCTTATGTGGCCTACACTGTTTATTTAATTTCGACTGTGGCGAAATAA
- a CDS encoding response regulator translates to MADNGKIAVEMALKNEYSLIFMDMQMPVMDGVTATKQILRNKSASTIIAMTANVLSEDKQRCIEAGMVDFVQKPIKIDELCETIKNLKKKD, encoded by the coding sequence ATCGCAGACAACGGAAAAATTGCAGTTGAGATGGCCCTTAAAAATGAGTACTCCCTTATATTTATGGATATGCAAATGCCTGTCATGGATGGAGTGACAGCAACAAAGCAAATATTAAGGAATAAGAGTGCATCTACAATAATTGCAATGACTGCAAACGTTCTAAGTGAAGACAAGCAAAGATGTATTGAAGCCGGAATGGTCGATTTTGTACAAAAGCCGATTAAAATCGACGAACTATGTGAGACAATTAAAAATTTAAAGAAGAAGGACTAA
- a CDS encoding ATP-binding protein — MKKAPIPSNDSERVKKLESYKILDTEAEAVFDEITNTAAAICETKISLISLVDESRQWFKSKYGLDAPETPRDISYCGHAIMSDEIFVIEDAEFDERFCDNPLFLQEPHVRFYAGAPLITPDGFRIGTLCVIDSEAKSLKKHQKLALKSLSKQVINLLELRKAQEVVINQSKHFEEILNNMINGVVIQNEKGKIIQFNKCALDILELTEEQLQGVDSYDPRWKSIKLDGSLFPPDEHPSIRCLKENKPIYDVIMGISTGKSNSRWLKINALPLTTDQGITSIATFTDITNEIISNEITKSISEVRRKYIDYTSIAISKEIKNSNTFYNFLLSEVLKITQSEYGFIGEILRDQDSNPFLKTFAITDISWNEETKKFYQENAENGLVFKNLATLFGEVIKTGKEVITNTPSKHPSSSGLPKGHPPLNAFLGVPIYFNNQFVAMVGVANRKSGYSNEFFNSLKPFLEVIGEIIGHQNLKKEKDLTELQSRLILDGTGVALWRYNLIDNSLVWDNSMYKLYEIDKDNFTGHYDAWEKSLHPDDKRQGEKELQDAIDGIRDFDTTFRIKTATNKTKYIRAKAVVLRYENGEPYAMIGTNWDNTKEVKYQNLLVEAKDRAEDFAKAKSLFLANMSHEIRTPMNGIIGMVSLLGDTPLNNEQKEMLLTIKSCGDSLLTILNDILDYSKIESGKLEIEKYSFDLRKSIDDVVYLLANIASERGITIHTEIDNTIPNILLSDAIRIKQVLINLLSNAVKFSNEGGDVYFIISRIMDSENNIQLCFSIEDHGIGMSKTEQEKLFREFSQVDSGITRKYGGTGLGLSISLKIAQLMGGEIKVESEKEKGSKFSFFLTVEEGNQLIEESSKINYENFSHEYPHNILVVEDNRINQTLAKSF, encoded by the coding sequence ATGAAAAAAGCACCAATTCCAAGTAATGACAGTGAAAGAGTTAAAAAACTAGAGTCATACAAAATTCTTGATACTGAAGCCGAGGCTGTTTTTGATGAAATCACAAATACAGCAGCTGCTATCTGTGAGACGAAAATCTCTTTAATCAGTCTCGTCGATGAATCGAGACAATGGTTTAAATCTAAGTATGGCCTTGATGCTCCAGAAACTCCAAGGGATATATCATACTGTGGACATGCTATTATGTCTGATGAAATTTTTGTTATCGAGGATGCTGAGTTTGATGAAAGGTTTTGTGATAACCCATTATTTCTTCAAGAACCACATGTTAGATTTTATGCTGGAGCACCACTTATTACACCAGATGGTTTTAGAATTGGAACCTTGTGTGTAATTGACAGTGAAGCAAAGTCATTGAAGAAACATCAAAAACTCGCCCTAAAATCACTTTCAAAGCAAGTCATCAATCTTTTAGAATTAAGAAAAGCTCAAGAAGTTGTTATAAATCAAAGTAAACATTTTGAAGAAATATTGAATAATATGATTAATGGTGTAGTCATCCAGAATGAAAAAGGAAAGATCATACAGTTCAATAAGTGTGCACTTGATATTTTAGAACTAACAGAAGAGCAGCTCCAAGGAGTTGACTCTTACGATCCAAGGTGGAAATCAATTAAACTCGACGGTTCACTATTTCCGCCTGATGAGCATCCATCGATTCGTTGCCTGAAGGAAAACAAACCTATTTATGACGTTATAATGGGAATATCAACAGGAAAAAGCAATTCTAGATGGTTGAAAATAAATGCACTTCCTTTGACAACAGATCAAGGTATAACATCGATAGCAACATTTACTGATATCACGAATGAGATTATTAGTAACGAAATCACTAAATCAATTTCGGAAGTTAGAAGAAAGTACATAGACTATACAAGTATAGCAATTTCAAAAGAAATTAAAAATAGCAATACATTTTATAACTTTCTTCTCTCTGAGGTTCTAAAAATCACACAAAGTGAATATGGCTTCATCGGTGAAATATTACGTGATCAAGATTCAAATCCTTTCTTAAAAACATTTGCAATAACTGATATCTCCTGGAATGAAGAGACAAAAAAATTCTATCAAGAAAATGCAGAAAATGGACTGGTGTTTAAAAACCTAGCGACCCTATTTGGGGAAGTCATAAAAACAGGAAAAGAGGTAATAACAAACACTCCCTCAAAGCATCCAAGTTCTTCAGGCCTTCCAAAAGGACACCCACCCCTCAATGCATTTCTTGGTGTTCCAATTTATTTCAATAATCAATTCGTAGCGATGGTGGGTGTTGCTAACCGTAAGAGTGGATACTCTAATGAATTTTTTAATTCACTCAAACCTTTTCTAGAAGTAATCGGCGAGATTATAGGACATCAAAACCTAAAGAAAGAAAAAGATCTAACAGAACTTCAATCACGACTGATTCTCGATGGAACTGGGGTTGCTCTTTGGAGATACAATTTGATAGACAATAGCCTTGTATGGGATAATTCAATGTACAAGCTCTACGAAATCGACAAGGATAACTTCACTGGTCATTATGATGCATGGGAAAAGAGTCTTCATCCTGATGATAAACGGCAAGGCGAAAAAGAGCTCCAAGATGCGATAGATGGCATTAGAGACTTTGATACAACCTTTCGCATAAAAACAGCTACGAACAAGACTAAATACATCAGAGCGAAAGCCGTTGTCCTTAGATACGAAAATGGGGAGCCGTATGCGATGATTGGGACGAACTGGGATAACACTAAAGAAGTAAAATATCAAAACCTACTTGTTGAGGCAAAGGACCGTGCTGAAGATTTTGCAAAAGCAAAGTCACTTTTTCTCGCAAACATGTCCCATGAAATTCGAACGCCGATGAATGGTATTATCGGAATGGTCTCCCTTCTAGGCGATACTCCTTTAAACAATGAACAGAAGGAGATGTTACTAACAATTAAATCATGTGGAGATAGTTTATTAACAATTCTCAATGATATTCTTGATTACTCAAAGATAGAATCAGGAAAACTAGAGATTGAAAAATATAGTTTTGATCTAAGGAAAAGTATCGATGACGTGGTTTATCTGCTTGCCAATATTGCATCAGAGCGCGGAATTACAATACATACAGAGATAGATAACACAATTCCAAATATTTTACTTTCAGATGCAATCAGGATAAAGCAAGTACTCATCAATTTACTCAGTAATGCTGTCAAATTCTCCAACGAAGGAGGAGATGTTTATTTCATCATTTCAAGAATTATGGATAGTGAAAATAATATTCAGCTATGCTTCAGTATAGAAGATCATGGTATTGGCATGTCGAAAACAGAGCAGGAAAAATTATTTAGAGAGTTTTCACAAGTTGATAGTGGAATCACAAGAAAATATGGAGGAACTGGCCTTGGACTTTCGATCTCATTAAAGATTGCACAACTCATGGGTGGAGAAATCAAAGTTGAAAGCGAAAAAGAAAAGGGATCAAAATTCTCTTTTTTCCTAACTGTAGAAGAGGGAAATCAATTAATTGAAGAGAGCAGTAAAATAAATTATGAAAACTTTTCTCATGAATATCCACATAATATCCTAGTCGTCGAAGATAATAGAATTAATCAAACTCTTGCAAAAAGTTTTTAA
- a CDS encoding GyrI-like domain-containing protein: MAKLVQEHFHKMQLARAKKFINSNLEYKLTLDAIAKSSGASSYHFIRIFSAYTGETPFGYIRRERIVKSLRLLENDLSITEIAQQVGFETSSSFNKAFKKEVKISPSDFRNLGQAKRSEIFNNLLMGPNLKEIIMNVQMELKPEIITRSETVIYGHKAQNDSIKDAAQIAWQEFLQIITTVKEDLSQSEFLGVGDMVNEECSYSAAISLPSNENAVIPGLEREIIPASKYAKFLLKGPYEGIWYAFDQAFKFINEGDFEIGDAPSLEVYLNDPSITPEAELLTEILIPIK; the protein is encoded by the coding sequence ATGGCAAAATTAGTACAAGAACACTTCCATAAAATGCAGCTCGCGAGAGCTAAGAAATTCATTAATTCAAATCTTGAGTACAAGTTAACTCTTGATGCTATCGCAAAATCTTCGGGAGCATCTAGTTATCACTTTATTCGCATTTTTTCCGCATACACAGGAGAGACTCCATTTGGCTATATTCGCCGAGAACGAATCGTAAAGTCTTTGAGGCTCCTCGAAAATGACTTAAGTATCACAGAAATTGCACAACAAGTTGGATTTGAAACTTCGAGCTCTTTTAATAAGGCATTCAAAAAAGAAGTTAAGATCTCTCCAAGTGATTTCCGCAATCTCGGACAGGCCAAGAGATCAGAAATATTTAATAATCTTCTTATGGGACCTAATCTAAAGGAGATTATTATGAATGTACAAATGGAACTAAAGCCGGAAATTATTACAAGATCAGAAACTGTAATATATGGCCACAAGGCACAGAATGACTCAATTAAAGATGCTGCTCAAATTGCATGGCAGGAGTTTTTACAAATTATTACAACAGTCAAAGAAGATCTCTCTCAGTCTGAATTTCTTGGAGTAGGGGATATGGTTAATGAAGAGTGCTCTTATAGTGCAGCGATTTCGCTACCAAGCAATGAAAATGCCGTTATACCAGGATTAGAAAGAGAGATTATCCCAGCATCAAAGTATGCTAAATTTTTATTAAAAGGTCCTTATGAAGGCATTTGGTATGCTTTTGATCAGGCGTTCAAATTTATCAACGAAGGTGATTTTGAAATTGGTGATGCTCCATCTTTAGAAGTATATCTTAATGACCCAAGTATTACTCCTGAAGCGGAATTACTTACAGAAATTTTAATTCCAATTAAATAG
- a CDS encoding NAD(P)/FAD-dependent oxidoreductase has product MKKHYPTVIIGAGFGGLNAAIKLGKKKKEALIIDRMNHHLFQPLLYQVATAALSPADIAAPIREVLKKYSSLSVIMDEVSIIDKNANSLETKSGLVITFDNLIIATGARHSYFGKDEWESLAPGLKSLEDALHIRENILRSYELSEMATNIEDVKALTTFVVIGGGPTGVEMAGAIAEIASKTMVKNFSHVNTRDSKIYLLEGGPRVLNAFKEELSAKAKSDLERLGVNVRVNTLVTNITQDGVYIGNEFIPSKNIIWAAGNKASPLLKVLDVKVDRMGRAIVESDCSIESHPNIFVIGDACAFASGQTYLPSLAPVAAQQGKYVAGLIVKNLSKGKRNSFKYLDKGIMATIGKSKAVLQVGALKLSGFFAWIAWSLVHVLFLVLFRSKISILLSWVYNYFTEQRGARIIK; this is encoded by the coding sequence ATGAAGAAACACTACCCAACAGTTATTATTGGAGCTGGGTTTGGTGGCTTAAATGCGGCCATTAAACTTGGAAAAAAGAAAAAAGAAGCTCTTATCATTGATCGAATGAATCATCATTTATTTCAACCACTCTTGTATCAAGTAGCAACGGCAGCACTATCCCCAGCAGATATTGCGGCACCAATTAGAGAAGTCCTAAAAAAGTACTCTTCGCTTTCAGTTATTATGGATGAGGTTAGTATAATTGATAAGAATGCAAATAGTCTTGAAACAAAAAGTGGTCTGGTTATCACTTTTGATAATCTCATTATTGCGACCGGTGCAAGACATTCATATTTTGGAAAAGATGAGTGGGAGTCGCTCGCACCAGGGCTTAAAAGCTTAGAGGACGCACTTCATATTCGTGAGAATATACTACGCAGTTATGAATTAAGTGAGATGGCAACAAATATAGAAGACGTAAAAGCTCTTACCACTTTTGTTGTTATCGGTGGTGGACCTACTGGAGTTGAGATGGCCGGAGCAATTGCAGAGATTGCTTCTAAAACGATGGTTAAAAACTTTAGTCATGTTAATACTCGCGATTCGAAGATTTATCTACTTGAAGGTGGTCCTCGTGTGCTTAATGCTTTTAAAGAAGAACTTTCAGCTAAGGCGAAGAGCGATCTTGAAAGACTTGGTGTTAATGTGAGAGTGAATACTTTGGTGACAAATATAACTCAAGATGGAGTTTATATTGGAAACGAATTTATCCCGTCAAAAAATATAATATGGGCAGCTGGCAATAAGGCGAGTCCACTTTTAAAAGTTTTAGATGTTAAGGTTGATCGTATGGGACGTGCAATCGTCGAATCAGATTGTAGTATCGAATCTCATCCTAATATATTTGTTATTGGTGACGCCTGCGCGTTTGCTTCTGGACAAACATATCTCCCTTCTCTCGCACCTGTAGCCGCACAACAAGGAAAGTATGTCGCAGGGTTGATTGTGAAGAACTTAAGTAAAGGAAAGAGAAATTCTTTTAAGTATCTCGATAAAGGAATTATGGCGACAATTGGAAAGAGTAAGGCGGTGTTACAAGTTGGCGCCTTGAAGCTGTCGGGGTTCTTTGCTTGGATAGCATGGTCACTTGTTCATGTCTTATTTTTAGTTCTTTTTAGAAGTAAAATTTCTATCCTCTTAAGTTGGGTTTATAACTACTTCACTGAACAGCGTGGGGCGCGAATCATAAAATAG